The following are encoded together in the Kribbella voronezhensis genome:
- a CDS encoding aminoglycoside phosphotransferase family protein → MDETPEVLPLPDRKPADGAVARRLIDAQFPQWSDLEIRPVDAQGWDNRTFRLGDELLVRLPTAQEYALAVDKEHRWLPVLTRAVPLEIPEPVGRGVPDENFAHDWSVYRWIGGEPADRAVVDDLTTFGVELAEFLVALQQVDPTGGPVPGLHNWFRGGPLTTYDGWARSSLKTLDGLIPTEAAEEIWDRALRAPWDGRAVWFHGDIAAGNLLMKDRALSAVIDFGTCGVGDPACDLAVAWTMLTGESRAAFRDRLAVDDATWLRGQGWALWKALVVCAGSVRDGDGLPADAAYVLDQILAAHEHPR, encoded by the coding sequence ATGGATGAGACGCCTGAGGTTCTGCCGTTGCCGGATCGGAAGCCGGCCGATGGTGCGGTGGCGCGTAGGTTGATCGACGCGCAGTTCCCGCAGTGGTCGGATCTCGAGATTCGGCCGGTTGATGCGCAGGGGTGGGACAACCGTACTTTCCGGCTCGGCGACGAGCTGCTGGTTCGGTTGCCGACTGCCCAGGAGTACGCGCTGGCGGTGGACAAGGAGCATCGGTGGTTGCCGGTGCTCACCCGCGCGGTGCCGTTGGAGATTCCGGAGCCGGTGGGCAGAGGCGTTCCTGATGAGAACTTCGCGCACGACTGGTCGGTCTATCGATGGATCGGTGGCGAGCCCGCGGACCGTGCTGTTGTTGACGATCTGACGACGTTCGGTGTCGAGCTTGCCGAGTTTCTCGTGGCGCTGCAGCAGGTCGACCCGACGGGCGGGCCCGTCCCCGGACTGCACAACTGGTTCCGGGGTGGACCGCTCACGACTTATGACGGGTGGGCCAGGAGCTCGCTGAAGACCTTGGACGGGCTGATCCCGACCGAGGCCGCCGAGGAGATCTGGGACCGGGCGCTGCGTGCTCCCTGGGACGGGCGGGCGGTCTGGTTTCACGGTGATATCGCCGCGGGGAACTTGCTGATGAAGGATCGGGCGCTCTCCGCCGTCATCGACTTCGGCACCTGCGGGGTCGGGGATCCGGCCTGCGATCTGGCGGTCGCTTGGACGATGCTGACCGGCGAGAGCCGCGCTGCCTTCCGCGATCGGCTGGCGGTGGACGACGCGACCTGGCTGCGTGGACAGGGCTGGGCGCTCTGGAAGGCTCTGGTCGTCTGCGCGGGATCAGTCCGCGACGGCGACGGCCTGCCGGCGGACGCGGCATACGTCCTCGATCAAATCCTCGCCGCCCACGAGCACCCACGCTGA
- a CDS encoding DNA glycosylase AlkZ-like family protein: MSTRLQVSYQQAVQYRMESNHLTERLPAGAYLQAAHFGLQDTAPRDALIGMHARVENCEPSAWEHPDLTQTYGPRGAVYVLPKRDLGIFTVGRLPLDEEQRRPIEQAADEICRLLGGEERRGGHPDLRTACASGRLILRWTTSALYAREVPRPTVDFAEAHRELCRRHVQAFGPTTPQAFAWWSSLSPRDAREVWQWIAPELLPVDLAGRDAWILATEEDAIRSTRPAPVARLLVASDLRVLGQDRYGLFVGPGMRRRSRLHDSFHPHGVVLDGEIAGAWGRRGGRFDVLVEERLSGEQREAIAAEALSTPVPGATPTIELTEV; this comes from the coding sequence GTGTCGACACGCCTGCAGGTGAGTTACCAGCAAGCCGTTCAATACCGGATGGAGAGCAATCATCTAACCGAGCGCTTGCCGGCCGGCGCCTACCTGCAAGCAGCGCATTTCGGTTTGCAGGACACGGCGCCGCGCGACGCCCTGATCGGCATGCATGCACGGGTCGAGAACTGCGAACCCTCAGCCTGGGAACACCCTGACCTGACCCAGACCTACGGCCCACGCGGCGCGGTCTATGTGCTGCCGAAGCGGGATCTCGGGATCTTCACGGTCGGCCGCCTCCCGTTGGACGAGGAGCAGCGCCGCCCGATCGAGCAGGCCGCCGACGAGATCTGCCGGCTCCTCGGTGGCGAGGAACGCCGAGGTGGTCATCCAGACCTCCGTACTGCGTGCGCAAGCGGCCGGCTGATCCTTCGTTGGACGACCAGCGCCTTGTACGCACGCGAAGTCCCGCGACCGACCGTCGACTTCGCGGAAGCCCACCGCGAACTGTGCCGCCGTCACGTTCAAGCCTTCGGCCCGACGACACCGCAAGCGTTCGCCTGGTGGTCCAGTCTGTCGCCAAGAGACGCCCGGGAGGTCTGGCAATGGATCGCACCTGAACTACTCCCGGTCGACCTGGCCGGTCGCGACGCGTGGATCCTCGCAACCGAGGAGGACGCGATCCGCAGTACGAGACCGGCGCCCGTCGCTCGGTTGTTGGTTGCCTCAGACCTGCGGGTGCTCGGTCAGGATCGGTACGGGTTGTTTGTCGGGCCGGGTATGAGGAGGCGGAGCAGGTTGCACGATTCCTTTCATCCGCACGGCGTCGTCCTCGACGGTGAGATCGCCGGTGCGTGGGGGCGCCGCGGTGGACGGTTCGACGTACTGGTTGAAGAGCGGTTGTCGGGCGAGCAGAGAGAAGCCATCGCTGCTGAAGCACTGTCCACGCCTGTCCCAGGCGCGACGCCGACGATCGAGCTCACTGAGGTCTGA
- a CDS encoding nucleotidyltransferase domain-containing protein, producing the protein MTAAEEFAALLTRSEADARVLGVVLSGSQAREGAATAYSDYDVLLVVTDEAEGQLPTEHRRDARLDVSTMPLHEFRTHALPESGSEWNRYAFRDAKILKDTADGLIAGLAAAKAQLTPAEAARLAPAVLDAFLNSVYRCLKNARDGNTIGTLLDGAEAIPQYLTYIFALDNRVRPYNKYLAWELEHHPLPHPEWSYDNLVRRLAQAHSDDAPQALRSLLVELEPHARTAGHGRVLDDWGDDLTFMRGSATTPYDGQPHATR; encoded by the coding sequence ATGACTGCTGCGGAGGAGTTCGCTGCGCTGTTGACGCGGTCCGAGGCGGATGCGCGCGTGCTCGGCGTTGTCCTCAGCGGATCGCAGGCCCGAGAAGGCGCAGCCACGGCGTACTCCGATTACGACGTACTGCTGGTTGTCACCGACGAAGCCGAGGGGCAACTCCCCACCGAACACCGCCGGGATGCACGGCTCGACGTCTCGACCATGCCGCTGCACGAGTTCCGGACCCACGCGCTGCCCGAGTCTGGTTCCGAGTGGAACCGGTACGCCTTCAGGGATGCGAAGATCCTCAAAGACACCGCCGACGGTCTCATCGCCGGCTTGGCCGCCGCCAAGGCTCAGCTGACTCCGGCCGAGGCGGCTCGGCTCGCGCCCGCAGTACTCGATGCCTTCCTCAACAGCGTCTACCGCTGCCTGAAGAACGCCCGCGACGGCAACACGATCGGCACGCTCCTCGACGGCGCCGAAGCCATCCCGCAATACCTCACCTACATCTTTGCCCTCGACAACCGTGTCCGCCCGTACAACAAGTACCTGGCCTGGGAACTCGAGCACCACCCACTCCCCCACCCCGAGTGGTCCTACGACAACCTCGTACGCCGACTCGCCCAGGCGCATTCCGACGACGCACCCCAGGCCCTTCGCTCCCTGCTCGTCGAGCTGGAACCCCACGCCCGCACCGCCGGCCACGGTCGAGTCCTGGACGACTGGGGCGACGACCTGACCTTCATGCGTGGAAGCGCCACCACGCCGTACGACGGACAGCCGCACGCCACGCGGTGA
- a CDS encoding VOC family protein → MGLEWEQVIVHSVDPGALGQWWAEALGWVVVYSSEDEFEIRPAPDRMPGLDFVRIDEVKQAKSRLHLDFRPEDQDAEVARLIAHGAKRVDIGQGEQSSWVVLADPEGNEFCILGQRSQ, encoded by the coding sequence ATGGGTTTGGAATGGGAACAGGTGATCGTTCACTCGGTTGACCCGGGTGCTCTTGGGCAGTGGTGGGCCGAGGCGCTTGGTTGGGTGGTGGTCTACTCCTCCGAGGACGAGTTCGAGATCCGCCCGGCGCCGGACCGGATGCCCGGACTGGACTTCGTCCGGATCGACGAAGTCAAGCAGGCGAAGAGCCGGCTGCACCTCGACTTCCGGCCCGAGGATCAGGACGCCGAGGTGGCCCGACTGATCGCCCACGGCGCCAAGCGCGTCGACATCGGCCAGGGCGAACAGTCGTCGTGGGTCGTCCTCGCCGACCCCGAAGGCAACGAGTTCTGCATCCTCGGCCAGCGAAGCCAGTAG
- a CDS encoding error-prone DNA polymerase, which produces MGWDNPPIPWSELERKLSGRTRPPAPADELFEADGGDGPAWSRHRPPYDPDPVDKPRRPDGPVVPYAELHCHSYYSFLDGASSPEHLVEESVRLGLHALALTDHDGFYGVVRMAEAAEEYDDLKTVFGAELSLELTKPQNGAADPEGSHLLVLAERQQGYHRLAGAITEAQLRGQEKGRPVYDLEELAAIGEDSWLILTGCRKGLVRRALELGGQAEGPAAAARELDRLTALFGKDRVVVELIDHGLPLDTTRNAVLARLAEAKGLPVVATNNVHYAQPRRHRLAAAIAAVRARRSLDAMDGWLPPAGTAHLRSGEEMLARFRRYDGAVARSVELADQLAFSLRAAKPSLPHQEVPPGYDPMEWLKKLCRDGVRKRYADKPAELMAKAQARVERELEVIEDLKFPGYFLIVRDIVMFAKRKGILYQGRGSAANSVVCYALEITAIDPVFYNLPFERFLSSARDEEPDIDVDFDSDRREEVIQYVYGKYGRRNAAQVANVITYRPKLAVRDMAKALGFSTGQQDAWSKQVDAWGAVRSSADHDIPPAVVGLAEGLLKFPRHLGIHSGGMVLTDIPVGHVVPVEHARMENRTVLQWDKDDCAWMGLVKFDLLGLGMLAALQYAMDLVREFLGEDWNLDSIPKEERGVYDQLCKADSVGVFQVESRAQMSTLPRLRPRSFYDLAIEVALIRPGPIQGGAVHPFIRRKLREEPITYLHPKLEPVLERTLGVPLFQEQLMQIAMTVGGCTGEDADLLRRAMGSKRGVEKISSLKTKLYDGMAANGITGETADQIYEKIEAFANFGFAESHSISFALLVYASTWLRLHYPAAFLAALLRAQPMGFYSPQSLVADARRHGVTVHRPDLHLSQPHATLEPLPPAQVVATGNDSCLEKVQPEVGEFDPEEKFDSDLHRRDGKLAVRLGLAGVKSIGEAVATGIVEEREKNGPYADMADLVRRTGLTAVQVEALATAGAFDSFGLSRRQALWNAGRAAEERPGHLSGVSSSGPPPMLPGMTEMETTMADLWATGISPDDHPIRHVRPGLDERGILRANQLSTAEDGTRVYVGGVVTHRQRPATAAGVTFLNLEDETGMINVVCSNGVWNRYRRVARESSAMIIRGRLERSQGVTNLVADKLERLPLAAKTTSRDFR; this is translated from the coding sequence ATGGGATGGGACAACCCACCGATCCCGTGGTCCGAGCTGGAGCGGAAGCTGTCCGGCCGGACACGGCCGCCCGCGCCCGCGGACGAGTTGTTCGAGGCCGACGGCGGTGACGGCCCGGCCTGGTCGCGGCACCGCCCGCCGTACGATCCGGATCCGGTCGACAAACCGCGCCGGCCCGACGGACCAGTGGTGCCGTATGCCGAGCTGCACTGCCATTCCTACTACAGCTTCCTGGACGGCGCCTCCTCGCCGGAGCATCTGGTGGAGGAGTCGGTCCGGCTCGGGCTGCACGCGCTCGCGCTGACCGATCACGACGGCTTCTACGGCGTGGTCCGGATGGCCGAGGCCGCGGAGGAGTACGACGACCTCAAGACGGTGTTCGGCGCCGAGCTGTCCCTGGAGCTGACCAAACCGCAGAACGGGGCGGCCGACCCCGAGGGCAGCCATCTGCTGGTGCTGGCCGAGCGGCAACAGGGGTACCACCGGCTGGCCGGTGCGATCACCGAGGCGCAGTTGCGTGGCCAGGAGAAGGGCCGTCCGGTCTACGACCTGGAGGAGCTCGCCGCCATCGGTGAGGACAGCTGGCTGATCCTCACCGGCTGCCGCAAAGGCCTGGTTCGCCGGGCGCTGGAGCTGGGTGGCCAGGCGGAAGGACCGGCTGCCGCAGCGCGCGAGCTGGATCGGCTGACCGCGTTGTTCGGCAAGGACCGGGTCGTGGTGGAGCTGATCGATCACGGCCTGCCGCTGGACACCACGCGCAACGCAGTACTGGCCCGGCTGGCCGAGGCCAAGGGGTTGCCGGTCGTTGCCACCAACAACGTTCACTACGCGCAGCCCCGACGGCACCGGCTCGCCGCCGCGATCGCCGCGGTACGGGCCCGCCGGAGTCTCGACGCGATGGACGGCTGGCTGCCGCCCGCCGGGACGGCGCACCTGCGGTCGGGGGAGGAGATGCTCGCCCGCTTCCGCCGGTACGACGGTGCCGTCGCGCGCTCGGTGGAGCTCGCGGACCAGTTGGCTTTCAGTCTCCGGGCCGCCAAGCCGAGCCTGCCGCACCAGGAGGTGCCACCGGGGTACGACCCGATGGAGTGGCTGAAGAAGCTCTGCCGTGACGGCGTCCGGAAGCGCTACGCGGACAAGCCGGCGGAGTTGATGGCGAAGGCCCAGGCCCGGGTCGAGCGGGAGCTGGAGGTGATCGAGGACCTCAAGTTCCCGGGCTACTTCCTGATCGTGCGCGACATCGTCATGTTCGCCAAACGCAAGGGGATTCTCTACCAGGGCCGCGGCTCGGCGGCGAACTCGGTGGTCTGCTACGCGCTCGAGATCACCGCGATCGATCCGGTCTTCTACAACCTGCCGTTCGAGCGGTTCCTGTCCTCGGCCCGCGACGAGGAGCCCGACATCGACGTCGACTTCGACTCCGACCGGCGCGAGGAGGTGATCCAGTACGTCTACGGCAAGTACGGCCGGCGCAACGCGGCCCAGGTCGCCAACGTGATCACCTACCGCCCGAAGCTCGCCGTACGGGACATGGCCAAGGCGCTCGGGTTCAGTACCGGGCAGCAGGACGCCTGGTCCAAACAGGTGGACGCGTGGGGAGCTGTCCGCAGTAGCGCCGACCACGACATCCCGCCGGCGGTGGTCGGGCTGGCGGAGGGTCTGCTGAAGTTTCCCCGCCACCTCGGCATCCACTCCGGCGGCATGGTGCTCACCGACATCCCGGTCGGTCACGTGGTGCCGGTCGAGCACGCCCGGATGGAGAACCGGACCGTGCTGCAGTGGGACAAGGACGACTGCGCCTGGATGGGGCTGGTGAAGTTCGACCTGCTCGGGCTGGGGATGCTGGCCGCACTGCAGTACGCGATGGATCTGGTCCGGGAGTTCCTCGGCGAGGACTGGAACCTGGACTCGATCCCCAAGGAGGAGCGCGGCGTCTACGACCAGCTCTGCAAGGCGGACTCGGTCGGGGTGTTCCAGGTGGAGAGCCGGGCCCAGATGAGCACACTGCCCCGGTTGCGGCCGCGCAGCTTCTACGACCTGGCGATCGAGGTGGCGCTGATCCGGCCCGGGCCGATCCAGGGCGGCGCGGTGCACCCGTTCATCCGCCGCAAGCTGAGGGAGGAGCCGATCACCTACTTGCATCCCAAGCTGGAGCCGGTGCTGGAACGCACGCTCGGGGTGCCGCTGTTCCAGGAGCAGTTGATGCAGATCGCGATGACGGTCGGCGGCTGCACCGGCGAGGACGCGGACCTGCTCCGCCGCGCGATGGGGTCCAAGCGCGGGGTGGAGAAGATCTCGTCACTGAAGACCAAGCTGTACGACGGGATGGCGGCGAACGGGATCACCGGCGAGACGGCCGACCAGATCTACGAGAAGATCGAGGCGTTCGCCAACTTCGGCTTCGCCGAGTCGCACTCGATCAGCTTCGCCCTGCTCGTCTACGCCAGCACCTGGCTCCGCCTGCACTACCCGGCCGCCTTCCTGGCAGCCCTCCTCCGGGCCCAGCCCATGGGCTTCTACTCCCCTCAATCCCTGGTAGCCGACGCCCGCCGCCACGGCGTCACCGTCCACCGCCCCGACCTCCACCTCTCCCAACCCCACGCCACCCTCGAACCCCTGCCCCCGGCGCAAGTTGTTGCTACCGGCAATGATTCTTGTTTGGAGAAGGTGCAGCCGGAGGTGGGGGAGTTCGATCCGGAGGAGAAGTTCGACTCCGATCTGCATCGGCGGGACGGGAAGCTTGCGGTGCGGCTCGGGTTGGCGGGGGTGAAGTCGATCGGGGAGGCGGTGGCGACCGGCATCGTCGAGGAGCGGGAGAAGAACGGGCCGTACGCCGACATGGCGGATCTCGTGCGACGGACGGGACTGACCGCAGTACAGGTGGAAGCGCTGGCGACGGCGGGGGCGTTCGACTCGTTCGGGCTGTCCCGGCGGCAGGCGCTCTGGAACGCGGGGCGTGCGGCGGAGGAGCGACCCGGTCATCTGTCCGGGGTGAGCAGTTCGGGTCCGCCACCGATGCTGCCGGGGATGACCGAGATGGAGACGACGATGGCCGACCTCTGGGCCACCGGGATCTCACCCGACGACCACCCGATCCGGCATGTGCGGCCGGGTCTCGACGAGCGCGGCATCCTGCGCGCGAACCAGTTGTCCACCGCCGAGGACGGCACCCGGGTGTACGTCGGGGGAGTCGTGACGCATCGCCAGCGCCCGGCGACCGCGGCCGGCGTCACCTTCCTCAACCTGGAGGACGAGACCGGCATGATCAACGTCGTCTGCTCGAACGGCGTCTGGAACCGCTACCGCCGGGTCGCCCGAGAGTCCAGCGCGATGATCATCCGCGGCCGCCTCGAACGCTCCCAGGGCGTCACCAACCTCGTCGCCGACAAACTCGAACGCCTCCCCCTGGCCGCCAAAACCACCTCCCGCGACTTCCGCTGA
- a CDS encoding SMP-30/gluconolactonase/LRE family protein, whose product MSEPKVLLSGLGIPESPRWHDGRLWFCNWIDQQLVAVDPDGTPEFTDVPVEQLMGWSIDWLPDGRLLTTGDKLRRYEPDGSVVVHADQKANEIVVDRAGNAYLNGADFNFSGGEPPKPGYIKLVTPDGLVREVAGEIDFPNGMVITPDGRTLVISESFAGRLTAFDIEPDGGLSGRRVFAEGLGPDGICLDAEGAIWVSTGGSSVVRVAEGGEVLQRVELAENRAPFALALGGPDGRTLFIMTAEWHLNDTVPDNLGRLTKGPRTGEVLAQPVAVPAADRP is encoded by the coding sequence ATGTCTGAACCGAAGGTCCTGCTGAGCGGGCTGGGGATTCCCGAATCGCCGCGGTGGCACGACGGGCGGTTGTGGTTCTGCAACTGGATCGACCAGCAGTTGGTGGCCGTCGACCCTGACGGGACGCCGGAGTTCACCGACGTACCGGTCGAGCAGTTGATGGGATGGTCCATCGACTGGCTGCCGGATGGCAGGCTGCTGACGACCGGGGACAAACTGCGGCGGTACGAGCCGGACGGCTCGGTGGTCGTCCATGCCGACCAGAAGGCGAACGAGATCGTCGTCGACCGCGCGGGCAACGCCTATCTCAACGGCGCGGACTTCAACTTCTCCGGCGGTGAGCCGCCCAAGCCCGGCTACATCAAACTGGTCACCCCGGACGGACTGGTGCGGGAGGTCGCGGGTGAGATCGACTTCCCCAACGGCATGGTGATCACCCCCGACGGCCGGACGCTCGTCATCTCCGAGTCGTTCGCCGGCCGGCTCACCGCGTTCGACATCGAGCCGGACGGGGGACTGTCCGGGCGGCGGGTCTTCGCCGAGGGGCTCGGTCCCGACGGCATCTGCCTGGACGCGGAAGGCGCGATCTGGGTCTCGACCGGCGGCTCCTCCGTCGTCCGCGTCGCCGAGGGCGGCGAAGTCCTGCAACGCGTCGAACTCGCCGAGAACCGGGCCCCGTTCGCACTGGCGCTCGGTGGACCGGACGGTCGGACGCTGTTCATCATGACCGCCGAGTGGCACCTGAACGACACCGTCCCCGACAACCTGGGTCGCCTGACCAAAGGCCCCCGCACCGGCGAGGTGCTCGCCCAACCAGTCGCAGTACCGGCAGCCGATCGACCCTGA
- a CDS encoding MarR family winged helix-turn-helix transcriptional regulator, which yields MTNRHGDLSVAELTAVIGAFTRMNIRLPSIQRLSFTTLSVLHTLATDGPRRLTELAGNEQVTQPAITQIVTKLEQDGLVERRPDPSDGRAILVHITAKGSAIVHGREAERITRLTDLTARLTPAERTAIAAALPALARLVEVYQEQRAEARRPVVQTTEAAAAAGGDHDEP from the coding sequence ATGACCAACCGGCACGGTGACCTGAGCGTCGCCGAACTGACCGCCGTCATCGGCGCCTTCACCCGGATGAACATCCGGCTGCCGTCGATCCAGCGGTTGAGCTTCACCACGTTGTCGGTGCTGCACACGCTCGCGACCGACGGCCCGCGGCGGCTGACCGAGCTGGCCGGCAACGAGCAGGTCACCCAGCCGGCGATCACCCAGATCGTCACCAAGCTCGAGCAGGACGGCCTGGTGGAGCGCCGGCCGGACCCGTCGGACGGCCGGGCGATCCTGGTGCACATCACCGCGAAAGGCAGCGCGATCGTCCACGGTCGCGAGGCCGAGCGGATCACGCGGCTCACCGACCTCACCGCGCGGCTCACCCCGGCCGAGCGCACCGCCATCGCGGCAGCCCTGCCGGCACTGGCCCGCCTGGTCGAGGTCTACCAGGAGCAGCGCGCAGAGGCCCGCCGACCCGTAGTACAGACGACCGAGGCCGCGGCAGCGGCTGGAGGAGACCACGATGAGCCATGA
- a CDS encoding epoxide hydrolase family protein: MSHETRPFPLEPTPIHVPDAVLADLRQRLELTRWPDDAGNEDSYYGLKRATLEKLVEYWRTEYDWRKAEAAINAYEHYRVDVDGVPIHFLRKPGVGPNPTPLILTHGWPWTFWHWSKVIDPLADPAAYGGEPADAFDVIVPSFPGFGFSTPLPDNPDMNFWKVADLWHTLMTKTLGYDRYAAAGCDVGALVTGQLGHKYADELYGIHIGSGLKLDFFTGDRAWDFSGGRPIPEGLPPELHARVLEFDKRFAVHLAAHVLDSSTLAYGLSDSPAGMLAWILQRWTSWSDNGGDIETVFSKDDLLTHATIFWANNAIGTSIRTYANNNRYPWTPSHDRWPVVEAPTGITFVAYENPPGVTTDQRVQNFLESDRAAWYNHVNLTAHDHGGHFIPWEVPTEWVTDLRRTFHTRRADQP, translated from the coding sequence ATGAGCCATGAGACCCGGCCGTTCCCGTTGGAACCGACGCCGATCCACGTGCCCGATGCCGTCCTCGCCGACCTGCGGCAGCGGCTGGAGCTGACCCGCTGGCCGGACGACGCGGGCAACGAGGACTCGTACTACGGCCTCAAGCGCGCCACGCTGGAAAAGCTGGTGGAGTACTGGCGTACGGAGTACGACTGGCGCAAGGCGGAGGCCGCCATCAACGCCTATGAGCACTACCGGGTCGACGTCGACGGCGTACCGATCCACTTCCTGCGCAAGCCCGGCGTCGGCCCGAACCCGACCCCGTTGATCCTCACCCATGGCTGGCCGTGGACCTTCTGGCACTGGTCGAAGGTGATCGATCCGCTGGCCGACCCGGCGGCGTACGGCGGTGAGCCGGCCGACGCGTTCGACGTGATCGTGCCGTCGTTCCCCGGGTTCGGGTTCTCGACACCGCTGCCGGACAACCCCGACATGAACTTCTGGAAGGTCGCCGACCTCTGGCACACGCTGATGACCAAGACCCTCGGCTACGACCGGTACGCCGCCGCCGGGTGTGACGTCGGCGCGCTGGTGACCGGCCAGCTCGGGCACAAGTACGCCGACGAGTTGTACGGCATCCACATCGGATCGGGGCTGAAGCTCGACTTCTTCACCGGCGACCGGGCCTGGGACTTCAGCGGGGGACGGCCGATCCCCGAAGGGCTTCCACCGGAGCTGCACGCCCGGGTCCTGGAGTTCGACAAGCGGTTCGCTGTCCATCTCGCGGCCCACGTGCTGGACTCGAGCACACTCGCCTATGGGCTGTCCGATTCGCCCGCCGGCATGCTCGCCTGGATCCTGCAGCGCTGGACGAGCTGGAGCGACAACGGCGGCGACATCGAGACCGTCTTCAGCAAGGACGACCTGCTCACCCACGCGACGATCTTCTGGGCGAACAACGCGATCGGTACGTCGATCCGCACCTACGCCAACAACAACCGCTACCCGTGGACCCCGTCGCACGACCGGTGGCCGGTCGTCGAGGCGCCCACCGGCATCACCTTTGTGGCGTACGAGAATCCGCCCGGTGTGACGACCGATCAGCGCGTCCAGAACTTCCTCGAGAGCGACCGCGCGGCCTGGTACAACCACGTGAACCTCACCGCCCACGACCACGGCGGCCACTTCATCCCGTGGGAGGTCCCCACCGAATGGGTCACCGACCTCCGCCGTACCTTCCACACCCGCCGAGCCGATCAGCCGTAG
- a CDS encoding DNA polymerase Y family protein, with product MAAARSPVAPAQGSPTRTMVVWVPDWPVTAAATAAGHSPDEPVAVLAKGKVLAASAAARSEGVRQGLKARDAQSRCPELVVLKYDPVIDARAFDPVISCLEALTPGVQVIRPGMCALKARGPTRFYGTEQAAAEKLLDRLETFDVPGGRVGVADGPFAAEQAARSSSPRTRVLVIPPGGSAEFLAPITVDTLGQPALTDLLRRLGLRSLGAFAQLPAAEVLTRFGPDGAFAHRLARGADDRPVVARQVPPDLARTLDFEPAVDRVDQVAFAVRGVADELIGRLAALGLVCTTLRVEVGTESGRIHERDWLHPRWFSATDLVDRVRWQLQGSGTATSELTSPVVRVRLIPEEADPIGSHVDGLWGGGPDERIHRALSRVQSMLGHGAVVSVALGGGRGFLERQTLIPWGDRPVPAYPADAPWPGAAISPRPELWPMPVPTSVYPEPLPAQVFDADGQLVSVSARGALSGEPAGFRFAPGVRVADSNEFHRVVAWAGPWLADERWWDPAAASRQARFQFAAVDGRAWLFTLRQTTWLAEAAYD from the coding sequence ATGGCTGCTGCGCGGTCGCCGGTTGCGCCGGCGCAGGGGAGTCCGACCCGGACGATGGTGGTCTGGGTGCCGGACTGGCCGGTGACGGCGGCAGCCACGGCGGCCGGACATTCCCCGGACGAGCCGGTCGCAGTACTGGCCAAGGGCAAGGTGCTGGCGGCTTCGGCTGCCGCCCGGTCCGAAGGGGTGCGGCAGGGGCTGAAGGCGCGTGATGCCCAGTCGCGGTGCCCCGAGCTGGTGGTGCTGAAGTACGACCCGGTGATCGACGCGCGGGCCTTCGACCCGGTGATCAGCTGCCTGGAGGCACTGACTCCCGGCGTCCAGGTGATCCGGCCGGGCATGTGTGCGCTGAAGGCCCGCGGCCCGACCCGGTTCTACGGGACCGAGCAGGCCGCGGCGGAGAAGCTGCTCGACCGGCTGGAGACATTCGACGTACCGGGTGGGCGGGTCGGGGTCGCCGACGGGCCGTTCGCCGCCGAGCAGGCGGCCCGGTCGAGTTCGCCCCGGACCAGGGTGCTGGTGATCCCGCCCGGCGGCTCGGCGGAGTTCCTGGCGCCGATCACGGTCGACACGCTCGGCCAGCCCGCTCTCACCGATCTGCTCCGGCGACTCGGACTGCGCTCGCTCGGCGCGTTCGCGCAGCTTCCGGCGGCCGAAGTACTGACCAGGTTCGGGCCGGACGGCGCGTTCGCGCACCGGCTGGCCCGGGGAGCCGACGACCGCCCGGTGGTCGCCCGGCAGGTGCCACCCGACCTGGCCCGGACGCTGGACTTCGAGCCGGCGGTGGACCGGGTCGACCAGGTCGCGTTCGCGGTCCGCGGGGTCGCCGACGAACTCATCGGCCGGCTGGCCGCGCTCGGCCTGGTCTGCACCACGCTGCGGGTCGAGGTCGGCACCGAGTCCGGCCGGATCCACGAGCGGGACTGGCTGCACCCGCGCTGGTTCAGTGCCACCGATCTGGTCGACCGGGTCCGCTGGCAGTTGCAGGGCAGCGGGACGGCCACCAGCGAGCTGACCTCACCGGTGGTGCGGGTCCGGCTGATCCCGGAGGAGGCCGACCCGATCGGCAGCCATGTCGACGGCCTGTGGGGCGGCGGGCCCGACGAACGGATCCACCGCGCGCTGTCGCGGGTGCAGAGCATGCTCGGCCACGGCGCCGTCGTCTCGGTGGCACTCGGTGGCGGGCGCGGATTCCTGGAGCGGCAGACCCTGATCCCGTGGGGCGATCGGCCGGTGCCCGCTTACCCGGCCGATGCGCCTTGGCCGGGTGCGGCGATCTCGCCACGCCCCGAGCTGTGGCCGATGCCGGTGCCGACCTCGGTCTATCCCGAACCACTGCCTGCGCAGGTGTTCGACGCGGACGGGCAACTGGTGTCGGTGAGCGCCCGTGGTGCGTTGTCCGGTGAGCCGGCCGGATTCCGGTTCGCGCCCGGCGTACGAGTTGCTGATAGCAACGAGTTTCACCGGGTGGTCGCCTGGGCCGGGCCCTGGCTCGCCGACGAACGCTGGTGGGACCCGGCCGCCGCGTCCCGCCAGGCCCGCTTCCAGTTCGCCGCCGTCGACGGCCGGGCCTGGCTCTTCACCCTCCGCCAGACCACCTGGCTGGCCGAAGCCGCCTACGACTGA